A genomic window from Triticum urartu cultivar G1812 chromosome 7, Tu2.1, whole genome shotgun sequence includes:
- the LOC125520581 gene encoding uncharacterized protein LOC125520581, which yields MAGEIHHGSPAAAIFPYVVVAKYLLSLVYQLVLSASAAKPEPSSLEFLQPNTPVRSPDYNNNVQGTLTMGVADEYVGAVIGYAGRTIREIERVTGVQISISKGELKAGTSEREVVISGTREAVDVAEVMIVQRVSDAANSRRR from the exons ATGGCCGGCGAGATCCATCATGGCTCCCCTGCAGCAGCTATTTTTCCATATGTAGTGGTTGCAAAATATCTACTATCCCTAGTTTACCAACTAGTGCTATCGGCCTCTGCAGCAAAACCTGAACCATCTTCTCTTGAATTCCTCCAGCCTAACACACCCGTGAGATCGCCTGACTACAACAACAACGTGCAAGGGACCCTCACCATGGGTGTTGCGGACGAGTACGTGGGCGCCGTCATCGGCTATGCCGGGAGGACCATACGTGAGATCGAACGG GTTACGGGCGTGCAGATCAGTATCTCTAAGGGGGAGCTCAAAGCTGGGACGAGCGAGAG GGAGGTGGTGATCAGTGGGACACGGGAGGCGGTCGATGTGGCAGAGGTGATGATCGTGCAGCGGGTCTCGGACGCCGCCAATAGTCGCCGCCGGTAG